The DNA window ATGGGTGCTTGCGCGAGGCAGCTTCGAGGGCGTCAAGCGAGACGGATGACGCCTCGTCCCCGTTCACGTGAATATGCATCTGAACGCCGTTGGCCTGCATGGTTTCACACAGCGCAAAGATCTGCTCGGGTGGGGTGTTCCACAGTCCATTAGGGTGTCCGCCGACATAGCCGGGCCATTTCACCCTTGCTGTCCAGCCCTGGATCGAGCCATCGGTCATCAGCTTGACCGCGCCCATCCGCAGCTTGTCAGAGGATTGTTTGCCCAAGCGGTTGGCCTTGTCAGCGATATCCTGCGGTGGGGCGCCCACCGCGGCCAGAACGGGCACCAGACGCAGGCCAAAATCATCCTGCCCGGTGACGGCGGTCAGAACCTCAAGATCCTCTTCCTCCATATGCGAAAACAGGTCGGTAATTGTGGTTACGCCGGCCAGGCGGCAGACATCTGCATAGGTTCTGACCGCTTCAGGGGTCTGCGACAGGCCGCGGAAATCCAACCCCGTGCGCCGCATCACCGGGAACATGGCCGCCATCTCCTGCAGTTCGCCGGTGGGTTCACCATCTGGGCCTTTAAGGACGCCTTCGATGTTCGACTCTCGTGAATACCCCACCATCTCAAGGCAGGTCGAATTCACACACATCAGGTGGAAGTTGGAAAACATCACCATCACAGGCCGGTCTTCAGAGATGCCGTCCAGGTGGGAACGGTTCAGACGTTCGGTTGGCAGGAAAATGGGATCAAACCCCCAAGCAACGACCGGTTCACCAGGGGGGAGGGTGGACGCATAGTCGCGCAGGCGAGACACCACGGCGTTGATGTCTGTCATGCCTTTGTGAAGCTTACCGGTCGGGTCGATACGGTCATGGTACCCAGCATAAGCAAACTGCCACATTGAACCGGCCATCATATGCGCGTGGCCTTCGACAAAACCGGGCATCAGCACGTGATCAGCCAGGCTGTTGTCGTGGGTCACCGATCCCCAGGCTTCGGCGCAATCGGCCCCGCCAACGGCTAGAATTTTCCCCTCCTGAACCGCCACATGGGTCGCCTCAGGCCTGCTGGGGTCCATTGTGATGATTTTTTGTGCAGCAAATACAGTGATTTCCGACATGGTGTCCCTCCCGATTGGGTTTAGGCCTAGCTGGGGATTGATCCGCTGTAAAATAGAATTACTGTCAAGCATTGAGGGAGAAAATGAGGGAAGCGGATGAATTTCACGCTCAAGCAGCTGCGCTATTTCGATGCCGCGCTGCGCAACGGGTCTATTGCCCGAGCCGCAGTCGAGATGAATATCTCACAGTCGTCCATCACCGCCGCGATCGACATGATCGAGCAATGTGTGGGCGCTGAACTGTTCCGCCGGGTGCCGGCAAAAGGGATCGTGGCCACGCAAGTGGGCAAGCGGGTGGGGGACCGTGTGTCGGCCTTTCTGGACACGGCGCGCGTGTTCGAATCCGATTTGATGTCCCTGACCGGAGATCCCACCGGCACCCTGCGTTTGGGGTGTTATGCGCCAACGGCGCCCTATGTCCTGCCGCCCATTCTGTCACGTTTGGCCCAACGCTATCCGGGTATCCGGATCGAATTGGCCGAAGGGGACATGAACACCATGGCCGACCTTCTGCACTCTGGTGGGGTTGATTTGGCGCTGACCTATCAAAAGGACCCAGTCAAAGGATTGCCGTTTGACCAACTGTTCGAGGCCCACCCTTGGGCGCTTTTACCCAACAG is part of the Falsiruegeria litorea R37 genome and encodes:
- a CDS encoding amidohydrolase, which encodes MSEITVFAAQKIITMDPSRPEATHVAVQEGKILAVGGADCAEAWGSVTHDNSLADHVLMPGFVEGHAHMMAGSMWQFAYAGYHDRIDPTGKLHKGMTDINAVVSRLRDYASTLPPGEPVVAWGFDPIFLPTERLNRSHLDGISEDRPVMVMFSNFHLMCVNSTCLEMVGYSRESNIEGVLKGPDGEPTGELQEMAAMFPVMRRTGLDFRGLSQTPEAVRTYADVCRLAGVTTITDLFSHMEEEDLEVLTAVTGQDDFGLRLVPVLAAVGAPPQDIADKANRLGKQSSDKLRMGAVKLMTDGSIQGWTARVKWPGYVGGHPNGLWNTPPEQIFALCETMQANGVQMHIHVNGDEASSVSLDALEAASRKHPWPSARHVLQHCQMMGPDQFRRCVEMNVCTNIFSNHIWYFGDQHAALTIGEDRATRMDAARSALDAGVNVALHSDAPVTPLGPLFTAWCAVNRQTMTGRTLGEEQRITVDEALYAITLGAAYTLNLDAEIGSIETGKRADFAVLGNDPTAVAPMALKDVPVNGIVFGGQVQMN
- a CDS encoding LysR family transcriptional regulator, yielding MNFTLKQLRYFDAALRNGSIARAAVEMNISQSSITAAIDMIEQCVGAELFRRVPAKGIVATQVGKRVGDRVSAFLDTARVFESDLMSLTGDPTGTLRLGCYAPTAPYVLPPILSRLAQRYPGIRIELAEGDMNTMADLLHSGGVDLALTYQKDPVKGLPFDQLFEAHPWALLPNSSPLANKPSVSLRDLAELPMILLDLPLTEEYFCSLFEELGLEPNVVHSTKSSSVLRGLVASEFGYSILNICGPNDRDGRNGYRALPISDSFFSPALGLAYVEGLKGSAIVSAVRNITRELQAERAFDHLIMQPELRKTA